Genomic DNA from Haloplanus aerogenes:
CAATATCCTTCCCCGCCACTCACTTTCGAATCCAACGTCGATCGACCGCGGCCCTTCGGCGTCGAAACGACAACGCAAAAAGACGGTCGCCCCCAATCGACGACCGTATGTCGCAGACGATCACTGTCGACGGGATGTCCTGTGAACACTGTGAACGGACGGTCGAAGACGCGCTCGAAGCCGTCGACGGCGTCACCGCCGCGACCGCCGACCACGAGGCGGCATCCGTGACGGTCGAGGGAGAAGCGGACACCGAGACGCTCGTCGTCGCCGTCGAGGACGCGGGCTACGAGGCACCGGCGCGACCGACGCTGCCCGGTTCGGGCCGCTAGCCACAACCCCGTTAAACGAGCCGCGGCTATTCCGACACGGCGAGTTCTCTATGCCACTCGACCAGTTCTTCACGCGGATCGAGCAGTCGGCCGCTCCCGCTCGCGAGATACTGAAACCGATCCTGTCGGACCCGCGGGTGATCACCCTCTGGGCGCTCCTCGTCCTCATCTCGGTCGGCATCCTCTGGTGGGACGTTCGTGAGCGCAACCAGGCGTTGCCCTCGATGATGAAAGGCGTCTGGACGCTCGTCGTGTGCTACTCCGGGCCGTTCGGCCTGTTGCTCTACTGGTACGGCGGCCGCACGCAGATCAGTCACGACTCGCTGTGGCGGCGGGGCGTCCGCTCGACGGCTCACTGTTACTCCGGGTGTGGCGCCGGCGAAGTCGTCGGCGTCACGCTGGCACAGGGTATCCTCGCGCTCACGGTCGGCTGGGTCGCCGCCATCACCTTCGGCTTCGCGTACCTGTTCGGCTACGCGCTCACCGTCGGCCCGCTGATGCAGGAGGGCGTCGCCTTCAAGCAGGCGATGCTCGACGCCCTGTACAGCGAGACGCCGTCGATCACGATCATGGAGGTCGTCGCCATCGGGGCGGACCTCCTGCTGGCGTCGGGGACGCACATGGGCCAGCCGCTGTTCTGGATGGCGCTCGTGTTCTCCCTCTCGCTGGGCTTTCTCGCCGCCTTCCCCGTGAACGTCCTGCTCGTCCACGCGGGCGTCAAGGAGGGCATGAAGAATCCGGCCGAGATGGGAGGGCAAGGAGGCGCCTCGACCGCCGGCTGACGGCGACGTCAGTCTCCGCCGTCGACGGCGGTCAGGACGCGTTCGAACCGGTCCCGAACCTCGCCCGCGATGGAATCGAGTTGGGGGTTGTCGGCGACGCCGACGAGTCGCTCGGGATCGACGGCGCTCACCGTGACACTTCCGTCGTCGGCTTCGTAGACGATCACGTTGCAGGGGAGCAACGCCCCCAGTTCGAGTTCCTCCTCCATCCCCTCGTAGGCCAACTGGGGATTGCACGCGCCGAGAATCCGGTAGCGACGGTACTCCACGTCGAGTTTCTCCGCGAACGTTCCCTGCACGTCGATGTCACAGAGGACACCGAACCCCTCGTCTTGCAGCGCATCGACAGTCGTGTCGACGACGGCGTCGAACGGCGCGTCGACACTGATTTTCATTGTATAGGACATACTTCACAATATCGCTGTGCAGGCTAATAGCAGTTTCGCAGGGGGACGCCACGAAGGGCGAGTCCGCGAGCGCCCCCAACATCCATAGGTCGACAGGCGCCATGACCGGACGTGCCCTCCACGAACCGACTGGCCGGCGTCTACGCGTGGGTCACGGACCAGCGACAGGTCACGATTCTCGTCGCGATACTCGTCGCCCTGCCGACGGCGTACGCATTCCACGCGACGTTCGGCGGGGACACGACGGGCGGTGGCTTCCTACTCCTGATGACGCTCGCGGTCGGCGTCCCCACCGCGTACGACACGCACTGGCCGGCGTACGACCGGACGTGGCAGGCCGTCGGCTGGGTGTTCGCGGCCTGTGTCGTCGCCACCGTCGAGTTCGTCGGGCTCTACCTCGTCGGAACGGCGCTGGGACTCGCGCCGATACCCGCCGCCATCGGGGCGTTTCTCGTCACGTATCTCGGAACGTTCGCGTGGCTCGCGAGTCGATAGCGGCGTCGATGAACCGAGGCGACGGTGCCGAACACCTTTATCGCCGCAGGCGTCGAATCCGACGTATGACCGTAGACGTCGAGGTCCCGCCGCCGCCGGAACTGGAGCGAATCGACCCGAACGAGTACGAGGACGCCGACGTGGTCGGTGACACGGACTACAAACGCGACGAAATCGAGGCGTTGCTCCGCGACGGTGCGTGGGCGGAGGCGTTCACCGAGTGGGCGGCCGACACCGGTATGGACGAACGCGAGTTCGACATCGTCACCGACCTCGACATGCTCCGGCAGTTCGACTTCTTCTGGGACTCCTTCGCGGAGCGGGTCGGCTACCACGCGCCCGGTATCCCGGAAGACTGGAAGGAGCGGAACTACCACCCCGAACTCGACTCGTGGGGCACCGTCTCCTCCATCAACGCCAGCCTGACCGAACTCGGACAGATCGTCTGTGACGTGTTGCTCGACGAGTACATCGACTGGGAGACGGAGTACGAGGCGCCGGACGACCTTCCGGACTTCGAGTAGGCGGTCTACGCGTTCGTCGGGACGGAGAGCCGAACGATGCTGCCTCCGGCATCACTCTCGGCCACGTCGAACCGGCCGCCCGCCTTGGTGACGACCCAGTAGATCAGCCAGAGGCCGAGGCGCTCCGCGTGGTTCAGCGGCGTCTCACCGCCTTCGAGGACTTCTATCTCTTTCTCCGGGATACCCGGCCCCTCGTCTTCGACCTCGATGTCGACCCACCCGTCCGCCCGGGTTTCGATCCGAATCTCGACCGACGGAGCCGGCGACTCGTCGTGTTTGATGGCGTTCTCGACCGCCTCCTCGATAGCGGCCATCAGGCCAGTCACCCCGACCGGGACGGACTCCTCGGGGAGCGTGGCCGTGATTGTCGCCTCGGGGTAGCGGTCTTCGAAGATGTCGATCAGCCCGTTCACGTGAGCCGTCAGTTCGACCGGTACCCGTGCGGCGCCGGCCGCGGAGATGATACGCTCGGACTCCCGAACCGACTCCGCGAGACCCATGAGGTCGAGCGACGCGTTCCGGATCGTTTCGAGCGACGCTGGCTCCGCACCGTCCTCGAACTCCTCGCGGAGCAACGCCACGTGCCCCTCGATCACGTTCATCTTGTTTTTCAGGTTGTGACTGAGAACGCGGTTCAACACCTCCAGCCGACGTTCCCGGATCTTTCGGTCGGTGATTTCCGTCTGGAAGCCGACGAAGTTCGCGACGGCCCCGTCGTCGCCACGGACCGGTGAAATATCGAGCTTCTGCCAGATTCGCTCGCCGCGCTTGCGGTAGTTCACGATGTCGACCGACACCGGCCGTTCGGCGTCGATCCGCTCCCGGAGTCGCCGTCGCGTCTCCGGATCGGTGTCCGGCCCCTGCAGGAACCGGCAGTTCCGACCGAGCGCCTCCGAACGGTCGTAACCCGTGAGTTCCTCGAAGCGCTCGTTCACGTACACTATCGGGTTGTCGTCGCGGTCCGGGTCGGTGATCGTGATTCCCACTGGCGCCTCGTCCATCGCCCGTTCCCTCAGTCGGAGGTCGGCGACCGTCTCCTCGAGTTCCCTGGACCGCGCCTCTAGCTCCGCGGCGGTCCGGCGGCGTTCGACCAGATTCCCGATCCGGGTGCGGAGTTCCGCCGCCTCGACCGAGAGTTCGATCACGTCGTCGACGTACTCCCAGACGCCCGTCTCCGTCGCCAAATCGGTGTCGACGGGAACCAGTAGCACGAACGGACAGAAGACGTCGGTCGCGTCGCGTTCGGCTTGGATCCGGTCCGCGATCCGGTCGAACTCGGCGTGTCCGACGAGACAACAGTCGAACGTCGTCTCGAGGTCGCTGGGATCGTCCGTCACCTCGATACGGTAGTCGTCGAGCGTCTCCGCCACCAGGTCGTAGTGTCGTCCCGACTGCACGAACAGCAGGACCCGTGGCTCGTCGGCGGCGCTGTCGTGCCCGGCCAACCGGTCTGTATTCGTGTCGTGGGACATTCGTGGCGGAGTTAGCGTGCGTTCACACGGCTCGGAGCAGGATTTTAATCAGCCAGCCCTGATAGATAGATGATCCGATTTACATCAGCTCGGATAGATGAACGGGGTGCCGAGACTGACACCGTTCGACCCCGGCGCGCTACGACTCCATCCGTTCGACGAGGCGCTCTAGCTGAGCGGCCCGGTCGTCGAGGGCGGCGTCCCGAAGGCGACGTTCGCCCTCGGTCGGGCAGTGGAGGTCGGGCACGGGCGTCGGGTCGCCGTCGTCGTCGACGGCGACGAACGTGAAAAACGAGGACGTGGTGGCGTACTCGGTGTCCGTTTGGGGGTTCTCCGCACGCACCTCGACGGTCACGTCGAGGCTCGTGCGACCCGTCTCGTAGACGTACGCCTCGACGACGACCACCTCGCCGAGGTCGATGGGCCGCTTGAAGTCGACGTGTTCCATCGACGCCGTGACGACCCCCTCGTTGGCGAAGCGCATCGCCGCGATGGCGCCGCAGACATCCATCCAGTGCAGGACCACGCCACCGAGCGCTCGCCCGTGTGTGTTCGTATCGTTCGGGAGGACGATCTCGGTCGTCTCGGTGTGCGACTCCGCGAGCGTCGCCGTCTCGTCAGTCATGCCGGATGGGAGAATCCCGGACGTGAAAAGTGCCGCCTCTCGGGTCGCCACGGCGGCCGACCGGCGCAGCCCCTATCGCTCGTCGTCGAAGTCGTCGATCCGTTCGGGTTCGAACTCGTCCTCGTGGCGGCCGGCGCGGTCGAGGACGCCGTCGGAGACGGTGATGGGGCAGTCCACCCGGACTGCGAGGGCGATGGCGTCGCTCGGTCGCGCGTCGAAGACGAACTTTCGGGGCTCGCCGTTCTCGTACTGCTCCACGTCGACTTTGGCGTAGAAGGTGCCGTCCGCCAAGTCGTCGATGCGGATGCCGTCGACGGCACCGCCGAACTCGGTAAGCATCTCGACCAGCAAGTCGTGTGTGAGCGGTCGCTCGAACGGTTCGCCGGAGAGTCCGAGCTGGATCGCCCGTGCCTGATCGGCCGTGATGACGATGGGGAGGTACTCCTCGCGGGCAGCCAGCAGGACCGCCGGGACGTTCGAACCGTCCTCGCTCGTACCCACCCCGATGCCGGTC
This window encodes:
- a CDS encoding heavy-metal-associated domain-containing protein, whose product is MSQTITVDGMSCEHCERTVEDALEAVDGVTAATADHEAASVTVEGEADTETLVVAVEDAGYEAPARPTLPGSGR
- a CDS encoding DUF4396 domain-containing protein; this translates as MPLDQFFTRIEQSAAPAREILKPILSDPRVITLWALLVLISVGILWWDVRERNQALPSMMKGVWTLVVCYSGPFGLLLYWYGGRTQISHDSLWRRGVRSTAHCYSGCGAGEVVGVTLAQGILALTVGWVAAITFGFAYLFGYALTVGPLMQEGVAFKQAMLDALYSETPSITIMEVVAIGADLLLASGTHMGQPLFWMALVFSLSLGFLAAFPVNVLLVHAGVKEGMKNPAEMGGQGGASTAG
- a CDS encoding DUF302 domain-containing protein, which codes for MSYTMKISVDAPFDAVVDTTVDALQDEGFGVLCDIDVQGTFAEKLDVEYRRYRILGACNPQLAYEGMEEELELGALLPCNVIVYEADDGSVTVSAVDPERLVGVADNPQLDSIAGEVRDRFERVLTAVDGGD
- a CDS encoding PAS domain-containing protein, translating into MSHDTNTDRLAGHDSAADEPRVLLFVQSGRHYDLVAETLDDYRIEVTDDPSDLETTFDCCLVGHAEFDRIADRIQAERDATDVFCPFVLLVPVDTDLATETGVWEYVDDVIELSVEAAELRTRIGNLVERRRTAAELEARSRELEETVADLRLRERAMDEAPVGITITDPDRDDNPIVYVNERFEELTGYDRSEALGRNCRFLQGPDTDPETRRRLRERIDAERPVSVDIVNYRKRGERIWQKLDISPVRGDDGAVANFVGFQTEITDRKIRERRLEVLNRVLSHNLKNKMNVIEGHVALLREEFEDGAEPASLETIRNASLDLMGLAESVRESERIISAAGAARVPVELTAHVNGLIDIFEDRYPEATITATLPEESVPVGVTGLMAAIEEAVENAIKHDESPAPSVEIRIETRADGWVDIEVEDEGPGIPEKEIEVLEGGETPLNHAERLGLWLIYWVVTKAGGRFDVAESDAGGSIVRLSVPTNA
- a CDS encoding acyl-CoA thioesterase, with amino-acid sequence MTDETATLAESHTETTEIVLPNDTNTHGRALGGVVLHWMDVCGAIAAMRFANEGVVTASMEHVDFKRPIDLGEVVVVEAYVYETGRTSLDVTVEVRAENPQTDTEYATTSSFFTFVAVDDDGDPTPVPDLHCPTEGERRLRDAALDDRAAQLERLVERMES
- a CDS encoding bifunctional nuclease family protein, which encodes MEHTAEVTGIGVGTSEDGSNVPAVLLAAREEYLPIVITADQARAIQLGLSGEPFERPLTHDLLVEMLTEFGGAVDGIRIDDLADGTFYAKVDVEQYENGEPRKFVFDARPSDAIALAVRVDCPITVSDGVLDRAGRHEDEFEPERIDDFDDER